A portion of the Gossypium arboreum isolate Shixiya-1 chromosome 8, ASM2569848v2, whole genome shotgun sequence genome contains these proteins:
- the LOC108468329 gene encoding protein FANTASTIC FOUR 2-like: MSSSVSQGLQSCLEVRVVEPRFLSLKLAPPKSNSPASIAPTNEEKDAKLIGNQNMEMGGWSFLHFLSNANEYSTQNDNVYVHPLVKHSASILSEKSLEMCTERLGSETGSDVSDISLLSLQTGVYNPSNSKPRESSLKRKTSRINTFPPPLTSITGSNGVQVKSHREGGRLVLQAVTIPPCHTYFHAERSEGRLRLSLFKDVTDGFHSEGGEEEVREDLVEKEDDDEDDEDGENDQALEGEFKEETIMREVKLWKEIVGVLGLKLRQGNWLGQADAKKVGVGTKCCLIGSHCWWGDNLKAKSWKVSLNPRDNNYYDWIP; encoded by the coding sequence ATGTCGTCAAGTGTGAGTCAAGGGTTGCAATCATGCCTGGAGGTAAGGGTGGTGGAACCACGTTTTTTGAGTCTGAAACTGGCTCCACCTAAATCAAATTCCCCTGCCTCCATTGCTCCTACTAACGAGGAAAAAGACGCCAAGCTCATAGGCAATCAAAATATGGAGATGGGGGGCTGGAGTTTCCTCCACTTCCTCTCCAACGCCAATGAATATTCTACCCAAAATGACAATGTATACGTGCATCCTCTGGTAAAGCATTCAGCTTCTATCCTAAGTGAAAAAAGCCTTGAAATGTGCACCGAGAGATTAGGTAGTGAAACTGGAAGTGATGTTAGCGACATTTCCTTGCTTTCATTACAAACCGGGGTTTACAATCCATCGAATTCCAAACCAAGGGAAAGTTCATTGAAACGAAAAACGAGTCGTATCAACACCTTCCCACCTCCATTAACATCCATTACCGGTTCCAATGGCGTCCAAGTCAAGTCTCACCGAGAGGGTGGCCGTTTGGTTCTTCAAGCCGTTACTATCCCTCCTTGCCATACGTACTTCCATGCAGAACGAAGTGAAGGCAGGCTTAGGCTTTCACTTTTCAAGGATGTCACCGATGGTTTCCACAGCGAAGGCGGCGAAGAGGAAGTCCGAGAGGACCTTGTAGAAAAAGAAgatgatgatgaagatgatgaaGATGGTGAAAATGATCAAGCGTTAGAAGGTGAATTCAAAGAAGAAACCATTATGAGGGAGGTGAAGTTATGGAAGGAAATAGTGGGAGTACTGGGGCTGAAATTGAGACAAGGAAATTGGCTAGGCCAAGCCGATGCAAAGAAAGTGGGCGTAGGCACAAAGTGTTGCTTAATTGGCAGCCATTGTTGGTGGGGTGACAACTTGAAAGCTAAAAGTTGGAAGGTTTCTCTCAACCCCAGAGACAA